DNA from Variovorax sp. V213:
CCAGGTCGTGGCCGGCCGGGCCGATGCGAAACAGCGTGCCGGCCACGGCATCGGGAAACCGCCCGCGCACTGTGGCGCGGGTGAGCGGCAGGTCGTCCACGGGCGTCGCGAAGCCGGTCTTCCACGGCGCGCCGGCGGCTTCGAACCGGGCTTGCCAGTCCTCCGTGCCGGCCGCGCGGGCCAGCGGTGCCAAGAGGGGCAGGGCGCCGGCCGAAGCCAGCAGGCGCAGGAGTTCGCGTCGTTCCATGGCGGTCTTCTCCTCAGCGCAGGTGAATGACGGTCTGCAGGTCGGCCTCGACGCTGAAGGCCGCGGCTTCGAAGGCGGGCGCGGCGCGGTTGCCCTTCGCGTCGTTCGAGAAGCCGTAGCGCTCGGTCGGCATGCCCATGAGGTTGGTGTCGAGCTTGCCGTTGCCGTTCTCGTCGGCGAAGGCCCGCAGCGCGTAGCGCCCCGGCGCCAGTCCCGTGAATACGAGCCGGGCCTTGCCGCCCTGCATCGGCGCGGTCTGCGACGCCAGGGCCTTGCTGTCGGCGTAGCTGGCGGCGTCGTTGTACAGCGCCACGTAGAGCGTGGCTTCGGCGGCCGGCCCGTCGGCCACGTTCAGGCTCAGGTCGGCCGCCAGCGCGGCCAGCGGGGAGAGGAGCGCGGCGGTGCACAGGGCGCGCACACCCGGTCGGGGCAGTAGAAAGTTCATTGGCAAGACCTCTTCTGGAAGTTGGAGGCCTCGACGATCTCGCAGCCGGCACGCGCTCGCCAGCACCATGCGACGGAATGGGAAAACGCGCGCGCGAAATGCACGCAGCAGGCGCGGGGCGCACCCGCCTCGGTGCCCGGGGCCACCTCGCCTGGACGGCCTTCAAGGGCTTGTGTCAGCCGTTGTGCTTGTCGTCGCCGGGGCTGGCTTCGAGCTGGCCCGACTCCACGAACAGGCTCCACGCCGCCATGAACAGCGCCGCGATCACCGGTCCGATCACGAAGCCGTTGATGCCGAAGATCGCCATGCCGCCGATGGTCGACATCAGCACGATGTAGTCCGGCATCTGCGTGTCCTTGCCCACCAGCACCGGGCGCAGGATGTTGTCGACCAGCCCGATCACGAACACGCCGACGAAGATCAGGATGCCGCCCTGCCAGAAATGGCCCGTGGCAAGGTAGTAGATGGCCACCGGCCCCCAGATGAGCGCCGCGCCCACGGCGGGCAGCAGCGAGAGAAAGGCCATCAGCACGGCCCACAGCAGCGCGCCCTGCACGCCCAGCAGCCAGAACGCCAGCCCGCCGATGGCGCCCTGCGCAATGGCCACCGCCACGTTGCCCTTCACGGTCGCGCGGATCACGGTGGTGAACTTGTTGAGCAGGTAGTGCGTGTGCGGCTTGGCCAGCGGCAGTGCTTCGCGCATCATCTTGGAGAGCGCCGCGCCGTCGCGCACCAGGAAATACAGCAGGTACAGCATCACGAAGAAGCTGATGACGAAGTCGAAGGTGTTCTGGCCGATGGTGAGCGCCTGGCCTGCGATGAGCTGGCTGCCTTGCGCGGCGCCTGCGGAAATGCGGGCCTGCCAGGCTTCCATGTCGCCGAGGTTGAAGCGGTCGAAGATGCTCAGAAGCCATTGCGGCACGGCGTTGAGGATCTGCTGGAAGTAGGCCGCGAAATTGATCTGCCCCGAGCGGATGTTCTGCGTGACCTGCACGATTTCCTGCACCAGCGACACCCCGACCATGGCCAGCGGAAGAATCACGATGAACAGGCAGATGGCCAGCGTCGAGAGCGCCGCGGCGTTGTGCCAGCCGGGCATTTTCTTGAGCAGCCGCTTGTAGAGCGGTGTGAACAGAATCGCCAGCGCAACGCCCCACAGCACCGCGCCGAAGAACGGCATCAGCACCCAGAGAAAGGCCACGGTGACGACGGCGAGCAGGGCGAGGAACACGCCGCGCTGGAGTTGGGGTGAGTTCATAGGTGATTCGGACTGTAGCC
Protein-coding regions in this window:
- a CDS encoding DUF2141 domain-containing protein, translating into MNFLLPRPGVRALCTAALLSPLAALAADLSLNVADGPAAEATLYVALYNDAASYADSKALASQTAPMQGGKARLVFTGLAPGRYALRAFADENGNGKLDTNLMGMPTERYGFSNDAKGNRAAPAFEAAAFSVEADLQTVIHLR
- a CDS encoding AI-2E family transporter, which produces MNSPQLQRGVFLALLAVVTVAFLWVLMPFFGAVLWGVALAILFTPLYKRLLKKMPGWHNAAALSTLAICLFIVILPLAMVGVSLVQEIVQVTQNIRSGQINFAAYFQQILNAVPQWLLSIFDRFNLGDMEAWQARISAGAAQGSQLIAGQALTIGQNTFDFVISFFVMLYLLYFLVRDGAALSKMMREALPLAKPHTHYLLNKFTTVIRATVKGNVAVAIAQGAIGGLAFWLLGVQGALLWAVLMAFLSLLPAVGAALIWGPVAIYYLATGHFWQGGILIFVGVFVIGLVDNILRPVLVGKDTQMPDYIVLMSTIGGMAIFGINGFVIGPVIAALFMAAWSLFVESGQLEASPGDDKHNG